The Deinococcus koreensis genome window below encodes:
- the trpE gene encoding anthranilate synthase component I: MTQPSLTASSPPASSPAHLASTELNADLDTPVTAYLKAAQGEEVSFLLESVEAGEKLGRYSFIGVGAQGRFEYRAGQLTSSGVFGDYSGPEADPLARLYAVTTRPAEVPAGLPAFVGGAVGYAAYDIVRAYERLPDANPDELGVPDACFIAPRGMVIYDHLKHRLIAVAAATTPEAAQTEVDALVSRLRGPLPEVPGQAPAPAPQFTSNFTPQGYQDAVRRALEYIRAGDVFQVVPAQRFSADLEVHPFALYRALRRVNPSPYLGYLQLGAVTLVASSPESLLASVGRTVTTRPIAGTRPRGATPEADEALAAELLADEKERAEHLMLVDLGRNDLGRVSTYGSVRVHDAFSIERYSHVMHIVSSVSGELRGGQTPLHALASTLPMGTVSGAPKIRAMEIIDELEPVRRGPYGGSFGYIAFDGSMDMALTLRTMVIANGRVHIQAGAGIVADSDPVAEELETRAKAAALMRAVEMAAGGL; this comes from the coding sequence ATGACCCAGCCCAGTCTTACAGCGTCCAGCCCACCTGCCTCCAGCCCCGCCCACCTGGCCTCCACCGAACTGAACGCCGACCTCGATACCCCGGTCACCGCCTACCTGAAGGCCGCGCAGGGCGAGGAGGTCAGCTTCCTGTTGGAAAGCGTGGAGGCCGGGGAGAAGCTGGGCCGCTACTCGTTTATCGGGGTGGGCGCTCAGGGCCGCTTCGAGTACCGGGCGGGGCAGCTCACCAGCAGCGGCGTGTTCGGCGACTACAGCGGCCCGGAGGCCGACCCGCTGGCCCGCCTGTACGCGGTCACGACCCGCCCCGCCGAGGTGCCCGCGGGCCTGCCGGCCTTCGTGGGGGGCGCCGTGGGCTACGCCGCCTACGACATCGTGCGCGCCTACGAACGCCTGCCCGACGCCAACCCGGACGAGCTGGGGGTGCCCGACGCCTGCTTCATCGCGCCACGCGGCATGGTCATCTACGACCACCTCAAGCACCGGCTGATCGCGGTGGCGGCGGCCACTACCCCGGAGGCGGCGCAGACCGAGGTCGACGCGCTGGTCTCGCGCCTGCGCGGCCCGCTGCCCGAGGTGCCCGGCCAGGCGCCCGCCCCCGCCCCGCAGTTCACCTCCAACTTCACGCCGCAGGGCTATCAGGACGCCGTGCGCCGCGCGCTGGAGTACATCCGTGCCGGCGACGTCTTTCAGGTGGTGCCCGCCCAGCGCTTCAGCGCCGATCTGGAGGTGCACCCTTTCGCCCTGTACCGCGCCCTGCGCCGGGTCAACCCCAGCCCCTACCTGGGCTACCTTCAGCTCGGCGCCGTGACGCTGGTCGCCAGTTCGCCCGAGAGCCTGCTCGCCAGCGTGGGCCGCACCGTGACCACCCGGCCGATCGCCGGCACCCGCCCGCGCGGCGCCACCCCGGAGGCCGACGAAGCGCTCGCCGCCGAACTGCTGGCCGACGAGAAGGAGCGCGCCGAACACCTGATGCTCGTCGACCTGGGCCGCAACGACCTGGGCCGGGTCAGCACCTACGGCTCGGTGCGCGTGCACGACGCCTTTTCCATCGAGCGCTACAGTCACGTCATGCACATCGTCTCCAGCGTGAGCGGCGAACTGCGGGGCGGCCAGACGCCGCTGCACGCCCTGGCCAGCACCCTGCCGATGGGCACGGTCAGCGGCGCGCCCAAGATCCGCGCGATGGAGATCATCGACGAGCTGGAACCCGTGCGGCGCGGGCCCTACGGAGGCAGTTTCGGCTACATCGCCTTCGACGGCTCGATGGACATGGCCCTGACCCTGCGGACGATGGTCATCGCGAATGGCCGCGTGCACATCCAGGCCGGGGCAGGCATCGTGGCCGACTCCGATCCGGTGGCCGAGGAGCTGGAGACCCGCGCCAAGGCGGCGGCCCTGATGCGCGCGGTCGAGATGGCCGCCGGGGGGCTGTGA
- a CDS encoding SMI1/KNR4 family protein has product MQKLIASLRSRGLEVNPPATPEQLEALEAALGYPVPAPVRELYEAFDGIVDDEQGDMWCRIHTLEDTIAALEDFRAPYEEVQSPALANVGIPLFNDGGDNYLVYCTLTECSGRIIYSEHEMTFEPQVIFADLREAFEARYELDDGDLKIPQIYPARAGDFPGDEASADACIQAWRSNPDEVGLFFLALACGVLPREREGEMLTWLNEVDRYSVRPIYDSLGRRRTAEAVPALETLMHRTKAAGDSFSSELGWIAQAIASIDTVEAKEALIRLDRTMPDNTLKQLIAQVHPDGQAT; this is encoded by the coding sequence ATGCAAAAGTTGATAGCGTCGCTCCGGAGCCGTGGGCTTGAGGTCAATCCCCCGGCCACGCCAGAACAGCTTGAAGCCCTGGAAGCGGCGCTCGGTTATCCAGTGCCTGCTCCGGTACGGGAACTGTACGAGGCATTCGACGGGATCGTGGATGACGAACAGGGCGACATGTGGTGCCGGATACACACGCTTGAGGACACGATAGCGGCCCTGGAGGATTTCCGCGCTCCTTATGAGGAAGTGCAGTCGCCAGCGCTGGCCAACGTAGGCATCCCGCTTTTCAATGACGGAGGCGATAACTACCTCGTCTACTGCACGCTGACCGAGTGCTCAGGCCGGATCATCTATTCCGAACACGAGATGACATTCGAACCCCAGGTCATCTTTGCCGATCTACGAGAAGCCTTCGAAGCACGCTACGAGTTGGACGATGGCGACCTTAAGATTCCCCAGATTTACCCTGCCCGCGCCGGTGATTTCCCAGGAGACGAGGCTTCCGCTGACGCTTGCATTCAGGCCTGGAGATCCAACCCAGATGAGGTGGGACTGTTCTTTCTGGCGCTGGCCTGCGGCGTTCTCCCCAGAGAGCGGGAAGGCGAAATGTTGACCTGGCTGAATGAGGTCGACCGCTACTCTGTGCGCCCCATCTACGACAGCCTCGGGCGACGACGGACAGCGGAGGCCGTGCCCGCCCTTGAGACGCTGATGCACCGCACGAAGGCTGCTGGCGATTCGTTCAGCAGCGAATTGGGCTGGATAGCGCAGGCCATCGCCAGCATTGACACGGTCGAGGCGAAGGAAGCCCTGATCAGGCTGGATCGGACTATGCCGGACAACACGTTGAAACAGCTGATCGCACAGGTTCATCCGGATGGCCAGGCGACATGA
- a CDS encoding anthranilate synthase component II gives MTRILLIDNYDSFTYNLVQYLGELGCELTVWRNDAFTLAQVRALNPDAIVVSPGPCTPHEAGMSVEVIRELGPQYPTLGVCLGHQSIGEAFGAQVGRALLPVHGKTSPLRHDGAGLFAGLQDGLEVTRYHSLVVRELPPELEATAWTSDPGEEIVMALRHREYPVYGVQFHPESIATQGGMDMLRNFLTLVREYRQNQEQQPQDQPVGA, from the coding sequence ATGACCCGCATCCTCTTGATCGACAACTACGACTCGTTCACCTACAACCTCGTGCAGTACCTGGGCGAACTGGGTTGCGAGCTGACCGTGTGGCGCAACGACGCCTTCACGCTTGCCCAGGTGCGCGCCCTGAATCCCGACGCCATCGTGGTGTCGCCGGGGCCGTGTACGCCGCATGAAGCGGGAATGAGCGTTGAGGTCATCCGCGAGCTGGGGCCGCAGTACCCGACCCTGGGGGTGTGCCTGGGCCACCAGAGCATCGGCGAGGCGTTTGGCGCCCAGGTGGGGCGCGCGCTGCTGCCGGTGCACGGCAAGACCAGCCCCCTGCGCCACGACGGTGCGGGCCTCTTCGCGGGCCTGCAGGACGGCCTGGAGGTCACCCGCTACCACTCGCTGGTGGTGCGGGAGCTGCCGCCCGAACTGGAGGCGACCGCCTGGACGAGCGACCCCGGCGAGGAGATCGTGATGGCGCTGCGCCACCGCGAGTACCCGGTCTACGGCGTGCAGTTCCACCCGGAGAGCATCGCCACCCAGGGCGGCATGGACATGCTGAGGAACTTCCTGACCCTGGTGCGCGAGTACCGCCAGAACCAGGAACAACAGCCCCAGGATCAGCCGGTGGGCGCATGA
- the ablA gene encoding lysine 2,3-aminomutase, with protein MTRSTLHPQATTRSQQMLPRNHRAPRWADVPDEQWYDWKWQLKNRINTVPELEEVIRLTESERQGASAKDIFRLDITPYFASLMDADDPTCPIRRQVIPTHHELESFTSMMEDSLAEDKHSPVPGLVHRYPDRVLMLVTTQCASYCRYCTRSRIVGDPTETFNPAEYEAQLNYLRNTPQVRDVLLSGGDPLTLAPKVLGRLLAELRKIEHIEIIRIGTRVPVFMPMRVTQELCDVLSENHPVWMNIHVNHPREITPEVADACDRLTRAGVPLGNQSVLLRGINDHAVIMQKLLRELVKIRVRPYYIYQCDLVHGAGHLRTTVSKGLEIMESLRGHTSGYSIPTYVVDAPGGGGKIPVAPNYVLSHSPDKLILRNFEGYIAAYSEPDDYTGPDMAVPEEWQRKEPGQSGIYGLMEGERISIEPKEFSESRNRPGATKHRLNSREDKWAAHGIGLDVAVTDTAPDGMVQVPVAVSGD; from the coding sequence ATGACCCGATCCACCCTGCACCCACAGGCGACCACCCGGTCGCAACAGATGCTGCCCCGCAACCACCGCGCCCCCAGATGGGCCGACGTACCCGACGAGCAGTGGTACGACTGGAAGTGGCAGCTGAAAAACCGCATCAACACCGTGCCCGAGCTGGAAGAGGTCATCCGCCTGACCGAGAGTGAGCGCCAGGGCGCCAGCGCCAAGGACATCTTCCGGCTGGACATCACGCCGTACTTCGCCTCGCTGATGGACGCCGACGATCCCACCTGCCCGATCCGCCGGCAGGTGATTCCCACGCACCACGAGCTGGAATCGTTCACCTCGATGATGGAAGACTCGCTGGCCGAGGACAAGCACAGCCCCGTGCCCGGACTGGTGCACCGCTATCCCGACCGCGTGCTGATGCTGGTCACGACCCAGTGCGCCAGCTACTGCCGCTATTGCACGCGCAGCCGCATCGTGGGCGACCCCACCGAGACCTTCAACCCCGCCGAGTACGAGGCGCAGCTCAACTACCTGCGCAACACGCCCCAGGTGCGCGACGTGCTGCTCTCGGGTGGCGATCCGCTGACCCTGGCGCCCAAGGTGCTGGGCCGCCTGCTGGCCGAACTGCGCAAGATCGAGCACATCGAGATCATCCGGATCGGCACGCGCGTGCCCGTGTTCATGCCCATGCGCGTGACCCAGGAACTGTGCGACGTGCTCAGCGAGAACCACCCGGTCTGGATGAACATCCACGTCAACCACCCGCGCGAGATCACGCCCGAAGTGGCCGACGCCTGCGACCGCCTGACCCGCGCCGGCGTGCCGCTGGGCAACCAGAGTGTGCTGCTGCGCGGCATCAACGACCACGCGGTCATCATGCAGAAGCTGCTGCGTGAACTCGTCAAGATCCGCGTGCGCCCCTACTACATCTACCAGTGCGACCTCGTGCATGGGGCCGGGCACCTGCGCACCACGGTCAGCAAGGGCCTGGAGATCATGGAGAGCCTGCGCGGCCACACCAGCGGCTATTCCATCCCCACCTACGTGGTGGATGCCCCTGGCGGCGGCGGCAAGATTCCGGTCGCGCCCAACTATGTGCTCTCGCACAGCCCCGACAAGCTGATCCTCCGCAACTTCGAGGGCTACATCGCCGCCTACTCCGAGCCCGACGACTATACCGGCCCCGATATGGCCGTGCCCGAAGAGTGGCAGCGCAAGGAACCCGGCCAGAGCGGCATCTACGGCCTGATGGAGGGCGAGCGCATCTCCATCGAGCCCAAGGAATTCAGCGAGAGCCGCAACCGCCCCGGCGCGACCAAACACCGACTCAACAGCCGCGAGGACAAGTGGGCCGCGCACGGGATCGGGCTCGACGTGGCCGTGACCGATACGGCGCCGGATGGGATGGTTCAGGTGCCGGTGGCTGTGAGCGGGGATTGA
- a CDS encoding Lrp/AsnC family transcriptional regulator, whose translation MRQAGGSLDPLDHRILQELQTDSRLSMRELGRRVGLSAPAVTERVRRLEDAGVILGYGVRVASKPLGRTITAFIGVQDSGRNDPTLVRWATRNDGVLECHSVTGDNSCILKVAVPDVGALETMLTDLINMGFTCDTSIVLSTPLEGKLLLPPK comes from the coding sequence GTGAGACAAGCCGGCGGCTCCCTCGATCCCCTCGACCACCGCATTCTGCAGGAGCTGCAGACCGACTCGCGGCTGAGCATGCGGGAACTGGGTCGCCGCGTGGGCCTGAGCGCCCCGGCCGTGACCGAGCGGGTGCGCCGGCTGGAGGACGCCGGGGTGATCCTGGGCTACGGCGTGCGGGTGGCGAGCAAACCCCTGGGCCGCACGATCACGGCGTTTATCGGCGTGCAGGACAGTGGGCGCAACGACCCCACGCTGGTGCGCTGGGCCACCAGGAATGACGGCGTGCTGGAGTGCCACAGCGTCACGGGCGACAACTCCTGCATCCTGAAAGTCGCCGTGCCCGACGTGGGCGCGCTGGAAACCATGCTGACTGACCTGATCAACATGGGCTTCACCTGCGACACGAGCATCGTCCTGAGCACGCCGCTGGAAGGCAAACTGCTGCTGCCGCCGAAATGA
- a CDS encoding tautomerase family protein codes for MAQVKIYGHARFLEGRRQVISDAIHRATVRELGQPEDKRYHRFFALEDQDFIHPDGRSGAYLILEIHLFAGRTPKTLRAYLLALQAALEDYAGLAPNDLEVTLIEVPAAHWSIRGQPGDEQPLPYEVHQ; via the coding sequence ATGGCCCAGGTCAAGATCTACGGCCATGCCCGCTTCCTGGAAGGGCGTCGGCAGGTCATCTCCGACGCCATCCACCGCGCCACGGTGCGCGAGCTGGGGCAGCCCGAGGACAAGCGCTACCACCGCTTCTTCGCCCTGGAAGATCAGGACTTCATCCACCCGGACGGCCGCAGCGGCGCCTACCTGATCCTCGAAATCCACCTCTTCGCCGGCCGGACGCCCAAGACCCTGCGGGCCTACCTGCTGGCGCTGCAGGCCGCGCTGGAGGATTACGCTGGCCTCGCACCCAACGATCTGGAAGTCACCCTGATCGAAGTCCCGGCTGCCCACTGGAGCATTCGCGGCCAGCCCGGCGACGAACAGCCACTCCCCTATGAGGTTCACCAATGA
- a CDS encoding DEAD/DEAH box helicase produces the protein MKLSRLPPGFGLDTAAQGLALREDAVQNVKREWTDAGWRASGTIMDGGVEYQASAELLPPPEPQLLSTGCTCGRYRCRHVAALVLATDPPDWPRPAPSPAPVASAEPMSATPTVAEEALDARTQQWLASFQEQAGQARGRQFELRYVLRLLAPASGPTGAAGAQRRVGIQLMRLPLRGEEPDLRGAERYTVPRSLSTAPAFVRRDAKLLRLLEMATVSAHEPGRYGEELFALTDHPAGDLLIDSLLASGRLCWERPEHLLTRGPELPGELAWASDPRGGQSPTLDVAQVPGAVVLPVTPPWAVQPQAHELSRLNVNASPEQVTRFLAGPTLQPSQATALAHAITAAGLPLPIPQTVRVREEQLPYTPQLHLMGRTATVYVRDGWARRPETRVFAAAELRHAYGGLAVPDAAHTSGPTLYRGGVLTRVTRDLDAEREAARSLHLEGFMRLEDVWREDFNVPPELSELLTLGDDEAWMEFMRVGRMDLELRGFSVHLHPDFPLNFAEISDWYGQAEDSHGGWFTLDLGIVVDGQRVSLLPVLADLIARQPELFTPEALQELGDDETIFATLGDGRRVALPAGRVRAILSVLVELHLRDLPAGPLKLPLLDAARLAELEGAVQARWLGAERLLELGNKLRDFGGIEPVEPPAGLRAELRPYQLQGVAWLQFLREYDMGGILADDMGLGKTIMALAHLLIEKASGRADRPSLVIAPTSVIGNWQAEATRFAPSLRVLTLHGKDRKALFERIPEHDLILSTYPLLPRDLEELGAYGYHLVILDEAQNIKNAKTAAAKAAGSLHARHRLALTGTPLENHLGELWSQFNFLAPGLLHDEKAFKELYRTPIEKRGDPQRRAALAARVRPFILRREKRDVARELPPKTEIPVRVTLDGDQRDLYETVRVTMQGRVQEELRARGLGRSTIAILDALLKLRQAVTDPRLVKLEAARGVEGNAKFDWLQGNLPQMLEEGRRVLIFSSFATLLGHLEEWIRASAIPYSKLTGQTQDRQHQIDEFQSGQTQVFLITLKAGGVGLNLTAADTVIHYDPWWNPAAEDQATDRAYRIGQDKPVFVYKLIAAGSVEERILDLQSRKASLARGILDGGLSDATQLTPADLDRLFAPLEDEEQPAGAPA, from the coding sequence GTGAAGCTCAGCCGCCTGCCGCCGGGCTTTGGCCTGGACACGGCGGCCCAGGGTCTCGCCCTGCGCGAGGACGCCGTGCAGAACGTGAAGCGCGAGTGGACGGACGCGGGCTGGCGGGCCAGCGGCACCATCATGGACGGCGGGGTGGAGTATCAGGCCAGCGCCGAACTGCTGCCGCCCCCCGAGCCGCAGCTGCTCTCCACCGGCTGCACCTGTGGCCGCTACCGCTGCCGGCACGTGGCCGCCCTGGTGCTGGCCACCGACCCGCCCGACTGGCCCCGACCGGCCCCCAGCCCGGCGCCGGTCGCCAGCGCCGAGCCCATGTCGGCCACCCCCACGGTCGCCGAGGAGGCCCTGGACGCCCGCACCCAGCAGTGGCTCGCCAGTTTTCAGGAACAGGCCGGGCAGGCCCGGGGCCGGCAGTTCGAGCTGCGCTACGTGCTGCGCTTGCTCGCCCCGGCCAGCGGGCCGACGGGTGCGGCGGGTGCCCAGCGCCGGGTGGGCATCCAGCTCATGCGGCTGCCCCTGCGCGGCGAGGAGCCCGATCTGCGGGGGGCCGAGCGCTACACGGTGCCGCGTAGCCTGTCGACCGCCCCCGCCTTCGTGCGCCGCGACGCCAAGCTGCTGCGCCTCCTCGAAATGGCGACCGTCAGCGCCCACGAGCCCGGCCGCTACGGCGAGGAACTGTTCGCCCTGACCGACCACCCCGCCGGCGACCTGCTGATCGATTCGCTGCTGGCCTCCGGGCGGCTGTGCTGGGAGCGGCCCGAGCACCTGCTGACCCGCGGCCCGGAGCTGCCCGGCGAGCTGGCCTGGGCCTCCGATCCCCGGGGCGGCCAGTCCCCGACGCTGGACGTGGCCCAGGTGCCGGGCGCGGTGGTGCTGCCGGTCACACCCCCCTGGGCGGTGCAGCCCCAGGCCCATGAACTCTCGCGCCTGAACGTGAACGCCTCGCCCGAGCAGGTAACGCGCTTCCTGGCCGGGCCCACGCTGCAGCCCAGTCAGGCCACGGCGCTGGCCCACGCCATCACGGCCGCCGGCCTGCCCCTGCCCATCCCGCAGACCGTGCGCGTGCGCGAGGAGCAGCTGCCCTACACGCCCCAGCTCCACCTGATGGGCCGCACCGCCACCGTGTACGTGCGCGACGGCTGGGCCCGCCGGCCCGAAACCCGCGTGTTCGCCGCTGCCGAGCTGCGCCACGCCTACGGGGGCCTGGCGGTGCCCGACGCTGCCCACACCAGCGGCCCGACCCTCTACCGGGGCGGCGTCCTGACCCGCGTGACCCGCGACCTGGACGCCGAACGCGAGGCCGCGCGCAGCCTGCACCTGGAAGGCTTCATGCGCCTGGAAGACGTCTGGCGCGAGGACTTCAACGTGCCCCCCGAACTCTCCGAGCTGCTCACCCTGGGCGACGACGAGGCCTGGATGGAATTCATGCGGGTGGGCCGCATGGATCTGGAGCTGCGCGGCTTCAGCGTGCACCTGCATCCGGACTTCCCCCTCAACTTCGCCGAGATCAGCGACTGGTACGGCCAGGCCGAGGACTCGCACGGCGGCTGGTTCACCCTCGACCTGGGCATCGTGGTCGACGGGCAGCGGGTCAGCCTGCTGCCGGTGCTGGCCGACCTGATCGCCCGGCAGCCGGAACTGTTCACCCCCGAGGCCCTGCAGGAACTGGGCGACGACGAGACCATCTTCGCCACCCTGGGCGACGGGCGCCGGGTGGCCCTGCCCGCCGGCCGGGTGCGCGCCATCCTGAGTGTGCTGGTCGAACTGCACCTGCGCGACCTGCCCGCCGGCCCGCTCAAGCTGCCCCTGCTGGACGCCGCCCGCCTGGCCGAGCTGGAGGGCGCGGTGCAGGCCCGCTGGCTGGGCGCCGAACGCCTGCTGGAATTGGGAAATAAGCTGCGCGACTTCGGCGGCATCGAGCCCGTCGAGCCGCCTGCCGGCCTGCGCGCCGAACTGCGGCCGTACCAGCTGCAGGGGGTCGCCTGGCTCCAGTTCCTGCGCGAGTACGACATGGGCGGCATCCTGGCCGACGACATGGGGCTGGGCAAGACCATCATGGCCCTGGCCCACCTGCTCATCGAGAAGGCCTCTGGCCGGGCCGACCGGCCCAGTCTGGTCATCGCGCCGACCTCGGTGATCGGCAACTGGCAGGCGGAGGCGACCCGCTTCGCTCCCAGCCTGCGGGTGCTCACCCTGCACGGCAAGGATCGCAAGGCGCTGTTCGAGCGCATCCCCGAGCACGACCTGATCCTCAGCACCTACCCGCTGCTGCCGCGCGATCTGGAGGAACTGGGCGCCTACGGCTACCATCTGGTGATTCTCGACGAGGCCCAGAACATCAAGAACGCCAAGACGGCCGCCGCGAAGGCCGCCGGCAGCCTGCATGCCCGGCACCGCCTGGCGCTGACCGGCACGCCGCTGGAAAACCACCTGGGCGAGCTGTGGTCGCAGTTCAACTTCCTGGCGCCCGGCCTGCTGCACGACGAGAAGGCCTTCAAGGAGCTGTACCGCACGCCCATCGAGAAACGCGGCGACCCCCAGCGCCGCGCGGCGCTGGCCGCCCGCGTGCGCCCGTTTATCCTGCGCCGCGAAAAGCGCGACGTGGCCCGAGAACTGCCGCCCAAGACCGAAATCCCCGTGCGGGTGACCCTGGACGGCGACCAGCGCGACCTCTACGAGACCGTGCGGGTGACCATGCAGGGCCGCGTGCAGGAGGAGCTGCGGGCGCGCGGGCTGGGCCGGTCGACCATCGCCATCCTCGACGCGCTGCTCAAGCTGCGACAGGCGGTGACCGATCCCCGGCTGGTCAAGCTGGAGGCGGCGCGCGGCGTCGAGGGCAACGCCAAATTCGACTGGCTGCAGGGCAACCTGCCGCAGATGCTCGAGGAGGGCCGCCGGGTGCTGATCTTCTCGTCGTTTGCCACGCTGCTGGGGCATCTGGAGGAGTGGATCAGGGCCTCCGCCATCCCGTATTCCAAGCTGACCGGCCAGACCCAGGATCGCCAGCACCAGATCGACGAGTTCCAGAGCGGACAGACCCAGGTCTTCCTGATCACCCTGAAGGCCGGCGGGGTGGGCCTGAACCTCACGGCGGCCGACACCGTGATCCACTACGACCCGTGGTGGAACCCCGCCGCCGAGGATCAGGCCACGGACCGGGCCTACCGCATCGGCCAGGACAAACCGGTGTTCGTGTACAAGCTGATCGCGGCCGGCAGTGTCGAGGAGCGCATTCTCGATCTGCAGTCGCGCAAGGCCTCGCTGGCCCGCGGCATCCTCGACGGCGGCCTGAGCGACGCCACGCAGCTCACGCCGGCCGACCTCGATCGCCTGTTCGCGCCCCTGGAGGACGAGGAGCAGCCGGCCGGGGCGCCCGCCTGA
- a CDS encoding DinB family protein, which produces MLPELSTLFARDLTAVIKEMETYPDEATLWRVHGEIINPAGNLALHLIGNLSQFVGDDLGGVPYVRDRAAEFSRRDVPRAELIAGLTHVRTLVHGTLGRLDEARLAEVHPRVLPAFPEGMTSGAFLLHLYGHLNWHLGQIDYHRRLIDSQTP; this is translated from the coding sequence ATGCTTCCTGAGCTGTCCACCCTCTTCGCCCGCGACCTCACGGCCGTCATCAAGGAAATGGAGACCTACCCGGACGAGGCCACGCTCTGGCGTGTGCACGGCGAGATCATCAACCCGGCGGGGAACCTCGCGCTGCACCTGATCGGCAACCTGTCGCAGTTCGTCGGGGACGATCTGGGCGGCGTGCCGTACGTGCGTGACCGAGCAGCGGAGTTCTCGCGGCGGGATGTGCCGCGTGCGGAACTGATCGCCGGGCTGACCCACGTCCGGACGCTCGTGCACGGCACCCTGGGCCGGCTGGACGAGGCGCGGCTGGCCGAGGTTCATCCGCGCGTGCTGCCCGCCTTCCCGGAAGGCATGACCAGCGGCGCCTTTCTGCTGCACCTGTACGGCCACCTGAACTGGCACCTGGGCCAGATCGACTACCACCGCCGGCTGATCGACTCGCAGACGCCATAA
- a CDS encoding immunity 53 family protein, which produces MTPQPGVTLRETYIASALRTADPIQWLQGWYYAMCDGDWEHGSGPNISTLDNPGWAVKIDLSKTYLSTRPFKVCQIERHQDDWLNCTVSQGCFRAFGGPVNLSEIVDIFRAWAEPGLEIKSSIYPKLLKE; this is translated from the coding sequence ATGACACCTCAGCCTGGAGTGACATTGCGGGAAACATATATCGCCTCCGCATTGAGGACAGCCGACCCCATCCAGTGGCTTCAAGGCTGGTATTACGCGATGTGCGACGGTGACTGGGAGCACGGCTCTGGGCCGAATATCTCGACGTTGGACAATCCGGGTTGGGCGGTCAAGATTGACCTCTCGAAGACGTACCTCTCTACCCGTCCATTCAAGGTGTGTCAGATCGAACGGCATCAAGACGACTGGCTTAATTGCACCGTATCTCAGGGCTGCTTCCGTGCGTTTGGCGGGCCGGTGAACCTGTCGGAAATTGTCGACATATTTAGGGCCTGGGCTGAGCCGGGGCTTGAGATCAAATCATCCATTTACCCGAAGCTGCTCAAGGAGTGA
- the trpD gene encoding anthranilate phosphoribosyltransferase yields the protein MTHARLMNGERLTQAEAAAFMQEVMAGEMSGVRMAASLAALRVRGETPEEIAGFAQAMRDNAVRVNVAPREVLLDVVGTGGDGAHTFNISTTTAFVVAGAGVPVAKHGNRAASSRAGSADVLEALGVNLDAPPEVVEDAINTLGVGFMFARNYHPALRHAAPVRSDLAARTVFNILGPLSNPAGATHLVVGVFKPELTRTLAEVLRLLGTRGATVVYGDGLDEFTVCGVNTVSGLRDGEIIDRQMHPEEAGVSLHAREAIVGGTPAENAEITRALLTGGGTPAQQDIVALNSGAALRTAGRVESIREGVDQAREIMRGGQGWDVLQRYAELTRRG from the coding sequence ATGACCCACGCCCGGCTGATGAACGGCGAGCGGCTGACCCAGGCCGAGGCGGCGGCCTTCATGCAGGAGGTGATGGCCGGCGAGATGAGCGGCGTGCGGATGGCCGCGTCCCTGGCCGCCCTGCGCGTGCGCGGCGAGACGCCCGAGGAGATTGCCGGCTTCGCCCAGGCCATGCGCGATAACGCCGTGCGCGTCAACGTGGCCCCGCGCGAGGTGCTGCTGGACGTGGTGGGCACCGGCGGCGACGGCGCCCACACCTTCAACATCTCGACCACCACCGCCTTCGTGGTCGCCGGGGCGGGTGTGCCGGTCGCCAAGCACGGCAACCGCGCCGCGTCCAGCCGGGCAGGCAGCGCCGACGTCCTCGAGGCCCTGGGCGTGAACCTCGACGCGCCGCCCGAAGTGGTCGAGGACGCCATCAACACGCTGGGGGTGGGCTTCATGTTCGCCCGCAACTACCACCCGGCGCTGAGGCATGCCGCGCCCGTGCGCTCCGATCTGGCCGCCCGCACGGTGTTCAACATCCTGGGGCCGCTCAGCAACCCGGCGGGGGCCACGCACCTCGTCGTGGGCGTCTTCAAGCCCGAGCTGACCCGCACGCTGGCCGAGGTGCTGAGGTTGCTGGGCACCCGGGGCGCCACGGTCGTCTACGGCGACGGTCTGGACGAGTTCACCGTCTGCGGCGTGAACACGGTTTCCGGCCTACGGGACGGCGAGATCATCGACCGCCAGATGCACCCGGAGGAGGCGGGCGTGAGCCTGCACGCGCGGGAGGCCATCGTGGGCGGCACCCCGGCCGAGAACGCGGAGATCACGCGCGCCCTGCTGACCGGCGGCGGAACCCCAGCCCAGCAGGACATCGTGGCCCTGAACTCGGGCGCCGCTCTCCGCACGGCGGGCCGGGTCGAGAGCATCCGCGAAGGTGTGGATCAGGCCCGCGAGATCATGCGCGGCGGCCAGGGCTGGGATGTCTTGCAGAGGTACGCCGAGCTGACGCGACGAGGCTAG